TACAACTGCATGATCTGGTGCATTTCCGGCGTGATCTTGACCTGAAGGATTGCCTGGGTCTTGCTACGGTTGTACTGGATATATCCGTTGTGCACATTATCCTGCTCCAATTTATAGGCATCGACAAAACACATGCCCCGCGCATAAAAAAGGAAGAGCGAGAGATGAAGCGCATCCATTTGTTCAGGTTTGCCGGTAAGATCGAGACGCGCCAGCTTTTTGATATCCCGTTGGGGAAGTGCCCGTTTCCGGGTAGACGGAACGGTGATATGAAGTCCCTCAAAAGGGTTACCTGCCGGATCATGATAATGCAAGTCCTTCTTTATGTTATTATAAATCGCTTTCAGGTTACGCAGGTAGAAATCCTGGCTTCCCGGACTAAGCAGATTATTTCCCGATTTTTCGTCTTCCAGCAACCACATGACGAACTCCTGCACCAGCCCGGCAGACAGGTCTGTTATGGTCAGTATCCTCGCTCTACGGCCCAGAAAAGTCGAAAATTTGTTCCATGTACTGCGGTAATTGGCAGCTGTCCGCTCCCTGTCCGCTTCTATTTTCCGTTCGATCAAACGCGCAACACAATCGCGTAACGACGGGTAATAAAATTGTTTTGCTTCTATATTCATTTTAATTGTTTATTTAATAGGGTAAAAATGCAAGAAAAATCAACAAAAACAT
This is a stretch of genomic DNA from Parabacteroides chongii. It encodes these proteins:
- a CDS encoding tyrosine-type recombinase/integrase, with the translated sequence MNIEAKQFYYPSLRDCVARLIERKIEADRERTAANYRSTWNKFSTFLGRRARILTITDLSAGLVQEFVMWLLEDEKSGNNLLSPGSQDFYLRNLKAIYNNIKKDLHYHDPAGNPFEGLHITVPSTRKRALPQRDIKKLARLDLTGKPEQMDALHLSLFLFYARGMCFVDAYKLEQDNVHNGYIQYNRSKTQAILQVKITPEMHQIMQLYKRKECRWVFPFLHEKLIGKGTLTAQSSLHRMNSYLKDIGDELRLPYPLTTYVMRHSWASLMLEAGSEIGVISQSLGHMSLQTTEIYLGKLSKSKIDKASEVMLDNLVRPKSGKSKQEKYSEEKHEEKSVEPKTVSPSIIEKEVKPSLGSKWRNALSSLTAKLLPFMTT